From the Acidimicrobiales bacterium genome, one window contains:
- a CDS encoding branched-chain amino acid transaminase: MPITPTEKIWLDGKLVDWDQARVHVLTHSLHYGSGVFEGIRAYPTTSGVAVFRLTDHIRRLFTSAKVFLIDVPYGVDDLVSATKQVVAVNGLDDGCYIRPIVYLGYGEMGLNPLPCPVSVAIAAWPWGTYLGDEGVANGIRLKVSSWQRHDPNAVPTAAKGTGMYVNSSLAKVEALKAGYDEALLLAPDGRVSECTGENIFVVRGDRIVTPPTSESGALAGITQDSVRTIATDLGYEVVDEALVRTDLYTADEAFLTGTAAEVVPIREVDDRTVGEGRPGPVTQKIQETYFAAVRGQVDRYKDWLEYAE; this comes from the coding sequence GTGCCAATCACACCGACCGAAAAGATCTGGCTCGACGGTAAGCTCGTCGACTGGGACCAGGCACGAGTCCACGTGCTCACGCACTCGCTCCACTACGGATCGGGTGTGTTCGAGGGCATCCGTGCCTACCCGACCACCTCCGGGGTGGCTGTCTTCCGGCTCACCGACCACATTCGGCGCCTGTTCACGTCGGCGAAGGTCTTCTTGATCGACGTCCCCTACGGCGTCGACGATCTGGTGTCGGCCACCAAGCAGGTCGTCGCGGTCAACGGCCTCGACGACGGGTGCTACATCCGTCCCATCGTCTACCTGGGGTACGGCGAGATGGGCCTCAACCCCCTGCCGTGTCCCGTCAGCGTGGCTATCGCGGCGTGGCCCTGGGGGACGTATCTGGGTGACGAGGGGGTCGCCAACGGCATCCGCCTCAAGGTGTCGTCCTGGCAGCGGCACGACCCCAACGCCGTCCCCACAGCGGCCAAGGGCACCGGCATGTACGTGAACTCCTCGCTGGCCAAGGTCGAGGCACTCAAGGCGGGTTACGACGAGGCCCTGCTGCTCGCCCCCGACGGCCGCGTGTCGGAGTGCACGGGGGAGAACATCTTCGTGGTGCGAGGCGACCGCATCGTCACCCCTCCGACCTCCGAGTCCGGCGCGCTTGCCGGGATCACCCAGGATTCGGTCCGGACCATTGCCACCGACCTGGGCTACGAGGTCGTCGACGAGGCCCTGGTGCGCACCGACCTCTACACCGCCGACGAGGCGTTCCTCACGGGAACGGCGGCCGAGGTCGTGCCGATCCGCGAGGTCGACGACCGCACCGTCGGGGAAGGTCGCCCGGGACCGGTCACCCAGAAGATCCAAGAGACCTACTTCGCAGCCGTGCGCGGCCAGGTCGACCGGTACAAGGACTGGCTCGAATATGCCGAGTGA